A single genomic interval of Sander lucioperca isolate FBNREF2018 chromosome 9, SLUC_FBN_1.2, whole genome shotgun sequence harbors:
- the mylk4a gene encoding myosin light chain kinase 2, skeletal/cardiac muscle isoform X2 — protein sequence MSSLVMVGDGNGASFDLIQNRIESLSSKMDKLINIQEKVLNRLDGMSQDIDFIEKDMENLKVDKEEIHLPPKMMNQTKVMGREVREICQEMSTIMSVVNQRSEQQAQKLEGMEKLVLSMQQMISFIGETVKNSRVMELMFKGPAARKGSKPKDNKGKQTVKRKSSTDTINKLDKKPTSNKASKGNQRITPACEPSSPQTSPKIKLHGPKHFLASRKCGNFLKDHKGKDGTDKPPLSPRGPKAQNKMKPPDTAEHISLKKQMLLLEEVQKFNKENAEKSCHQLTPGSLDLEAGVSPEEKDQQPDAHACNLVDYLREDCQVAETHEALSEEEVAEKLHEAEAVVKEKEPKLDVEDVMKEKEEEKLPEEKKEEVASPDEEVAYAPELPGAHEDKKEQAPSSCDDHKDASPSPEAAQDQISEVSTTSTKFCVTEEHFAVEENTKSQEEEKKEDNEEEEEKLESEGWAVFRADGIQLQLDLKQRVERERREKDAEMDAEKEDDENVERYFIDTSPPPAAPFNHHIVSAKPNQIINFYTINWQEVLGGGRFGQVHKCVENSSGLTLAAKVIKARSLKEKEVVKNEIQVMNNLDHANLIQLYAAYESRNDIILVLEYVGGGELFDRIIDENYTLMELDAVVFIRQICDGLQHMHKMYILHLDLKPENILCVSRVTNKIKIIDFGLARIYKPREKLRVNFGTPEFLAPEVINYDFVSFNTDMWSLGVITYMLLSGLSPFLGDDDNETLNNILACKWNFEEQEFVDTSEEAKDFISKLLIVNKSWRMGASEALRHPWLSDPVLHHHLHTKKTMCRSRRSSCVPTTDS from the exons ATGAGTTCCTTGGTAATGGTAGGAGATGGCAACGGCGCAAGCTTTGACCTTATCCAAAATCGGATTGAGTCACTTAGCAGCAAGATGGACAAGCTTATCAACATTCAAGAGAAGGTCCTCAACCGACTGGATGGGATGTCTCAGGACATTGACTTCATTGAAAAGGATATGGAGAATCTCAAGGTTGACAAGGAGGAGATCCATCTTCCACCCAAGATGATGAACCAGACTAAGGTCATGGGGCGAGAGGTGAGGGAGATATGCCAGGAGATGAGCACCATAATGTCGGTGGTGAACCAGCGTTCTGAGCAGCAGGCTCAGAAGCTCGAAGGGATGGAAAAGCTGGTCCTCAGCATGCAGCAGATGATTAGCTTCATTGGGGAGACAGTGAAGAATTCCAGGGTTATGGAACTGATGTTCAAAGGCCCTGCTGCTCGGAAGGGCTCCAAACCTAAAGACAATAAAGGCAAGCAAACCGTTAAGAGGAAATCATCTACGGACACAATAAACAAGCTTGACAAG AAACCTACCTCTAATAAAGCCAGTAAAGGGAATCAAAGGATAACCCCTGCATGTGAGCCCAGTTCTCCTCAGACTTCTCCCAAGATAAAGCTCCATGGACCAAAGCATTTCCTCGCCTCTCGCAAATGTGGAAACTTT TTGAAGGACCACAAAGGTAAAGATGGGACAGATAAGCCCCCTTTGAGCCCTAGGGGTCCAAAAGCTCAAAATAAGATGAAGCCACCAGACACAGCAG AACATATCTCCTTGAAGAAGCAGATGTTGCTTCTTGAAGAGGTTCAGAAATTCAACAAGGAGAATGCAGAGAAATCGTGTCACCAGCTCACCCCTGGATCTCTGGATCTGGAGGCTGGAGTGTCCCCTGAAGAGAAAGATCAACAACCTGACGCCCATGCTTGCAACTTGGTGGACTACCTGCGTGAAGATTGCCAAGTGGCTGAGACACACGAGGCGCTTAGTGAGGAAGAGGTTGCGGAAAAGTTGCATGAGGCAGAGGCAGTGGTTAAAGAGAAGGAACCCAAGCTCGATGTGGAGGATGtaatgaaagagaaagaggaagaaaagctCCCAGAGGAAAAGAAGGAAGAGGTTGCTTCTCCTGATGAAGAAGTAGCCTATGCCCCGGAGTTGCCTGGTGCCCATGAGGACAAAAAAGAGCAAGCCCCTTCAAG CTGTGATGACCACAAAGATGCCTCCCCATCTCCAGAGGCCGCGCAGGACCAGATATCAGAGGTCAGCACCACAAGTACCAAGTTCTGTGTGACCGAGGAACACTTTGCAGTGGAGGAAAACACAAAGAGccaagaggaagagaagaaggaagacaacgaggaggaggaagagaagctTGAGTCTGAGGGCTGGGCAGTCTTCCGGGCAGATGGAATTCAACTCCAGTTAGACCTAAAACAAagggtggagagagaaagaagagaaaaggatGCAGAAATGGATGCAGAAAAGGAGGATGATGAAAATGTAGAGCGGTACTTTATTG acacctctcctcctccagcagctcCTTTTAATCACCACATTGTTTCTGCCAAGCCCAACCAGATCATCAACTTCTACACCATCAACTGGCAGGAGGTCCTGGGCGG GGGTCGTTTTGGCCAGGTGCACAAATGTGTTGAAAACTCCTCCGGTCTCACTTTGGCAGCGAAGGTCATCAAAGCCAGGAGTCTGAAAGAAAAG GAGGTGGTGAAGAATGAGATCCAGGTCATGAATAATCTGGACCATGCCAACCTGATCCAGCTCTATGCAGCTTATGAGTCAAGGAATGACATCATCCTTGTACTTGAATA TGTTGGTGGAGGGGAGCTGTTTGACAGGATCATTGATGAAAACTACACTTTAATGGAGCTGGACGCTGTTGTGTTCATCAGGCAGATCTGTGACGGCCTGCAGCACATGCACAAAATGTACATCCTACACTTAGACTTAAAG CCAGAAAACATTCTGTGTGTGAGCAGAGTCACGAATAAGATCAAAATCATCGACTTCGGTCTTGCTAGGAT ATATAAACCACGTGAGAAACTGCGAGTGAATTTTGGCACTCCGGAGTTTCTTGCTCCTGAAGTCATCAACTATGACTTTGTGTCATTCAACACAGACATGTGGAGCCTCGGCGTCATCACCTACATGCT TCTGAGCGGTCTCAGTCCCTTCCTTGGCGACGATGACAACGAGACCCTGAACAACATCTTGGCCTGTAAGTGGAACTTTGAGGAACAAGAGTTTGTAGATACGTCCGAGGAAGCCAAAGACTTCATCTCCAAACTCCTCATTGTGAATAAAAG TTGGAGGATGGGGGCATCTGAGGCCTTGAGACATCCTTGGCTATCTGACCCAGtccttcatcatcatcttcatacAAAG AAAACTATGTGCAGATCACGGCGATCATCGTGTGTGCCCACGACTGATAGTTGA
- the mylk4a gene encoding myosin light chain kinase 2, skeletal/cardiac muscle isoform X3: MSSLVMVGDGNGASFDLIQNRIESLSSKMDKLINIQEKVLNRLDGMSQDIDFIEKDMENLKVDKEEIHLPPKMMNQTKVMGREVREICQEMSTIMSVVNQRSEQQAQKLEGMEKLVLSMQQMISFIGETVKNSRVMELMFKGPAARKGSKPKDNKGKQTVKRKSSTDTINKLDKLKDHKGKDGTDKPPLSPRGPKAQNKMKPPDTAEHISLKKQMLLLEEVQKFNKENAEKSCHQLTPGSLDLEAGVSPEEKDQQPDAHACNLVDYLREDCQVAETHEALSEEEVAEKLHEAEAVVKEKEPKLDVEDVMKEKEEEKLPEEKKEEVASPDEEVAYAPELPGAHEDKKEQAPSSCDDHKDASPSPEAAQDQISEVSTTSTKFCVTEEHFAVEENTKSQEEEKKEDNEEEEEKLESEGWAVFRADGIQLQLDLKQRVERERREKDAEMDAEKEDDENVERYFIDTSPPPAAPFNHHIVSAKPNQIINFYTINWQEVLGGGRFGQVHKCVENSSGLTLAAKVIKARSLKEKEVVKNEIQVMNNLDHANLIQLYAAYESRNDIILVLEYVGGGELFDRIIDENYTLMELDAVVFIRQICDGLQHMHKMYILHLDLKPENILCVSRVTNKIKIIDFGLARIYKPREKLRVNFGTPEFLAPEVINYDFVSFNTDMWSLGVITYMLLSGLSPFLGDDDNETLNNILACKWNFEEQEFVDTSEEAKDFISKLLIVNKSWRMGASEALRHPWLSDPVLHHHLHTKKTMCRSRRSSCVPTTDS, translated from the exons ATGAGTTCCTTGGTAATGGTAGGAGATGGCAACGGCGCAAGCTTTGACCTTATCCAAAATCGGATTGAGTCACTTAGCAGCAAGATGGACAAGCTTATCAACATTCAAGAGAAGGTCCTCAACCGACTGGATGGGATGTCTCAGGACATTGACTTCATTGAAAAGGATATGGAGAATCTCAAGGTTGACAAGGAGGAGATCCATCTTCCACCCAAGATGATGAACCAGACTAAGGTCATGGGGCGAGAGGTGAGGGAGATATGCCAGGAGATGAGCACCATAATGTCGGTGGTGAACCAGCGTTCTGAGCAGCAGGCTCAGAAGCTCGAAGGGATGGAAAAGCTGGTCCTCAGCATGCAGCAGATGATTAGCTTCATTGGGGAGACAGTGAAGAATTCCAGGGTTATGGAACTGATGTTCAAAGGCCCTGCTGCTCGGAAGGGCTCCAAACCTAAAGACAATAAAGGCAAGCAAACCGTTAAGAGGAAATCATCTACGGACACAATAAACAAGCTTGACAAG TTGAAGGACCACAAAGGTAAAGATGGGACAGATAAGCCCCCTTTGAGCCCTAGGGGTCCAAAAGCTCAAAATAAGATGAAGCCACCAGACACAGCAG AACATATCTCCTTGAAGAAGCAGATGTTGCTTCTTGAAGAGGTTCAGAAATTCAACAAGGAGAATGCAGAGAAATCGTGTCACCAGCTCACCCCTGGATCTCTGGATCTGGAGGCTGGAGTGTCCCCTGAAGAGAAAGATCAACAACCTGACGCCCATGCTTGCAACTTGGTGGACTACCTGCGTGAAGATTGCCAAGTGGCTGAGACACACGAGGCGCTTAGTGAGGAAGAGGTTGCGGAAAAGTTGCATGAGGCAGAGGCAGTGGTTAAAGAGAAGGAACCCAAGCTCGATGTGGAGGATGtaatgaaagagaaagaggaagaaaagctCCCAGAGGAAAAGAAGGAAGAGGTTGCTTCTCCTGATGAAGAAGTAGCCTATGCCCCGGAGTTGCCTGGTGCCCATGAGGACAAAAAAGAGCAAGCCCCTTCAAG CTGTGATGACCACAAAGATGCCTCCCCATCTCCAGAGGCCGCGCAGGACCAGATATCAGAGGTCAGCACCACAAGTACCAAGTTCTGTGTGACCGAGGAACACTTTGCAGTGGAGGAAAACACAAAGAGccaagaggaagagaagaaggaagacaacgaggaggaggaagagaagctTGAGTCTGAGGGCTGGGCAGTCTTCCGGGCAGATGGAATTCAACTCCAGTTAGACCTAAAACAAagggtggagagagaaagaagagaaaaggatGCAGAAATGGATGCAGAAAAGGAGGATGATGAAAATGTAGAGCGGTACTTTATTG acacctctcctcctccagcagctcCTTTTAATCACCACATTGTTTCTGCCAAGCCCAACCAGATCATCAACTTCTACACCATCAACTGGCAGGAGGTCCTGGGCGG GGGTCGTTTTGGCCAGGTGCACAAATGTGTTGAAAACTCCTCCGGTCTCACTTTGGCAGCGAAGGTCATCAAAGCCAGGAGTCTGAAAGAAAAG GAGGTGGTGAAGAATGAGATCCAGGTCATGAATAATCTGGACCATGCCAACCTGATCCAGCTCTATGCAGCTTATGAGTCAAGGAATGACATCATCCTTGTACTTGAATA TGTTGGTGGAGGGGAGCTGTTTGACAGGATCATTGATGAAAACTACACTTTAATGGAGCTGGACGCTGTTGTGTTCATCAGGCAGATCTGTGACGGCCTGCAGCACATGCACAAAATGTACATCCTACACTTAGACTTAAAG CCAGAAAACATTCTGTGTGTGAGCAGAGTCACGAATAAGATCAAAATCATCGACTTCGGTCTTGCTAGGAT ATATAAACCACGTGAGAAACTGCGAGTGAATTTTGGCACTCCGGAGTTTCTTGCTCCTGAAGTCATCAACTATGACTTTGTGTCATTCAACACAGACATGTGGAGCCTCGGCGTCATCACCTACATGCT TCTGAGCGGTCTCAGTCCCTTCCTTGGCGACGATGACAACGAGACCCTGAACAACATCTTGGCCTGTAAGTGGAACTTTGAGGAACAAGAGTTTGTAGATACGTCCGAGGAAGCCAAAGACTTCATCTCCAAACTCCTCATTGTGAATAAAAG TTGGAGGATGGGGGCATCTGAGGCCTTGAGACATCCTTGGCTATCTGACCCAGtccttcatcatcatcttcatacAAAG AAAACTATGTGCAGATCACGGCGATCATCGTGTGTGCCCACGACTGATAGTTGA
- the mylk4a gene encoding myosin light chain kinase 2, skeletal/cardiac muscle isoform X1, with amino-acid sequence MSSLVMVGDGNGASFDLIQNRIESLSSKMDKLINIQEKVLNRLDGMSQDIDFIEKDMENLKVDKEEIHLPPKMMNQTKVMGREVREICQEMSTIMSVVNQRSEQQAQKLEGMEKLVLSMQQMISFIGETVKNSRVMELMFKGPAARKGSKPKDNKGKQTVKRKSSTDTINKLDKKPTSNKASKGNQRITPACEPSSPQTSPKIKLHGPKHFLASRKCGNFVGLLRLYLYRNLSFYLLYLKDHKGKDGTDKPPLSPRGPKAQNKMKPPDTAEHISLKKQMLLLEEVQKFNKENAEKSCHQLTPGSLDLEAGVSPEEKDQQPDAHACNLVDYLREDCQVAETHEALSEEEVAEKLHEAEAVVKEKEPKLDVEDVMKEKEEEKLPEEKKEEVASPDEEVAYAPELPGAHEDKKEQAPSSCDDHKDASPSPEAAQDQISEVSTTSTKFCVTEEHFAVEENTKSQEEEKKEDNEEEEEKLESEGWAVFRADGIQLQLDLKQRVERERREKDAEMDAEKEDDENVERYFIDTSPPPAAPFNHHIVSAKPNQIINFYTINWQEVLGGGRFGQVHKCVENSSGLTLAAKVIKARSLKEKEVVKNEIQVMNNLDHANLIQLYAAYESRNDIILVLEYVGGGELFDRIIDENYTLMELDAVVFIRQICDGLQHMHKMYILHLDLKPENILCVSRVTNKIKIIDFGLARIYKPREKLRVNFGTPEFLAPEVINYDFVSFNTDMWSLGVITYMLLSGLSPFLGDDDNETLNNILACKWNFEEQEFVDTSEEAKDFISKLLIVNKSWRMGASEALRHPWLSDPVLHHHLHTKKTMCRSRRSSCVPTTDS; translated from the exons ATGAGTTCCTTGGTAATGGTAGGAGATGGCAACGGCGCAAGCTTTGACCTTATCCAAAATCGGATTGAGTCACTTAGCAGCAAGATGGACAAGCTTATCAACATTCAAGAGAAGGTCCTCAACCGACTGGATGGGATGTCTCAGGACATTGACTTCATTGAAAAGGATATGGAGAATCTCAAGGTTGACAAGGAGGAGATCCATCTTCCACCCAAGATGATGAACCAGACTAAGGTCATGGGGCGAGAGGTGAGGGAGATATGCCAGGAGATGAGCACCATAATGTCGGTGGTGAACCAGCGTTCTGAGCAGCAGGCTCAGAAGCTCGAAGGGATGGAAAAGCTGGTCCTCAGCATGCAGCAGATGATTAGCTTCATTGGGGAGACAGTGAAGAATTCCAGGGTTATGGAACTGATGTTCAAAGGCCCTGCTGCTCGGAAGGGCTCCAAACCTAAAGACAATAAAGGCAAGCAAACCGTTAAGAGGAAATCATCTACGGACACAATAAACAAGCTTGACAAG AAACCTACCTCTAATAAAGCCAGTAAAGGGAATCAAAGGATAACCCCTGCATGTGAGCCCAGTTCTCCTCAGACTTCTCCCAAGATAAAGCTCCATGGACCAAAGCATTTCCTCGCCTCTCGCAAATGTGGAAACTTTGTAGGTTTATTGCGTCTGTATCTATACAGGAAcctgtctttttatttattatat TTGAAGGACCACAAAGGTAAAGATGGGACAGATAAGCCCCCTTTGAGCCCTAGGGGTCCAAAAGCTCAAAATAAGATGAAGCCACCAGACACAGCAG AACATATCTCCTTGAAGAAGCAGATGTTGCTTCTTGAAGAGGTTCAGAAATTCAACAAGGAGAATGCAGAGAAATCGTGTCACCAGCTCACCCCTGGATCTCTGGATCTGGAGGCTGGAGTGTCCCCTGAAGAGAAAGATCAACAACCTGACGCCCATGCTTGCAACTTGGTGGACTACCTGCGTGAAGATTGCCAAGTGGCTGAGACACACGAGGCGCTTAGTGAGGAAGAGGTTGCGGAAAAGTTGCATGAGGCAGAGGCAGTGGTTAAAGAGAAGGAACCCAAGCTCGATGTGGAGGATGtaatgaaagagaaagaggaagaaaagctCCCAGAGGAAAAGAAGGAAGAGGTTGCTTCTCCTGATGAAGAAGTAGCCTATGCCCCGGAGTTGCCTGGTGCCCATGAGGACAAAAAAGAGCAAGCCCCTTCAAG CTGTGATGACCACAAAGATGCCTCCCCATCTCCAGAGGCCGCGCAGGACCAGATATCAGAGGTCAGCACCACAAGTACCAAGTTCTGTGTGACCGAGGAACACTTTGCAGTGGAGGAAAACACAAAGAGccaagaggaagagaagaaggaagacaacgaggaggaggaagagaagctTGAGTCTGAGGGCTGGGCAGTCTTCCGGGCAGATGGAATTCAACTCCAGTTAGACCTAAAACAAagggtggagagagaaagaagagaaaaggatGCAGAAATGGATGCAGAAAAGGAGGATGATGAAAATGTAGAGCGGTACTTTATTG acacctctcctcctccagcagctcCTTTTAATCACCACATTGTTTCTGCCAAGCCCAACCAGATCATCAACTTCTACACCATCAACTGGCAGGAGGTCCTGGGCGG GGGTCGTTTTGGCCAGGTGCACAAATGTGTTGAAAACTCCTCCGGTCTCACTTTGGCAGCGAAGGTCATCAAAGCCAGGAGTCTGAAAGAAAAG GAGGTGGTGAAGAATGAGATCCAGGTCATGAATAATCTGGACCATGCCAACCTGATCCAGCTCTATGCAGCTTATGAGTCAAGGAATGACATCATCCTTGTACTTGAATA TGTTGGTGGAGGGGAGCTGTTTGACAGGATCATTGATGAAAACTACACTTTAATGGAGCTGGACGCTGTTGTGTTCATCAGGCAGATCTGTGACGGCCTGCAGCACATGCACAAAATGTACATCCTACACTTAGACTTAAAG CCAGAAAACATTCTGTGTGTGAGCAGAGTCACGAATAAGATCAAAATCATCGACTTCGGTCTTGCTAGGAT ATATAAACCACGTGAGAAACTGCGAGTGAATTTTGGCACTCCGGAGTTTCTTGCTCCTGAAGTCATCAACTATGACTTTGTGTCATTCAACACAGACATGTGGAGCCTCGGCGTCATCACCTACATGCT TCTGAGCGGTCTCAGTCCCTTCCTTGGCGACGATGACAACGAGACCCTGAACAACATCTTGGCCTGTAAGTGGAACTTTGAGGAACAAGAGTTTGTAGATACGTCCGAGGAAGCCAAAGACTTCATCTCCAAACTCCTCATTGTGAATAAAAG TTGGAGGATGGGGGCATCTGAGGCCTTGAGACATCCTTGGCTATCTGACCCAGtccttcatcatcatcttcatacAAAG AAAACTATGTGCAGATCACGGCGATCATCGTGTGTGCCCACGACTGATAGTTGA